A segment of the Paracoccus suum genome:
GCGCGGCCGCTACACTTCTTCGCCTATGCGTGGGGCGCGACATCCGAGCCGCTTGCCGCCACCCAATTCGGGGCGGTCGCGCGGCTGGGCGCCATGGGATTTCAGACCAACCCCCTGATGCAACGCTGCGAGACGACCCAGTGCCTGCTGGTCGTCTATCGCAAGATCGAGGCGCAGCGCGCCAGCCTCGGCTACGACATCGACGGCGTCGTCTACAAGGTCGATGACCTCGCGCTACAGGCGCGCCTTGGCATGCGCTCGACCACGCCGCGCTGGGCACTCGCGCACAAATTCCCGGCCGAAACCGCCTGGACCACCCTCGAGCGGATCGAGATTCAGGTCGGCCGGACGGGCGCGCTGTCCCCCGTCGCGCGTCTCGCTCCAGTCACGGTCGGCGGCGTGGTGGTCCAGAACGCGACCTTGCACAACGAAGACTACATCGCCGGCCGTGATGCCACCGGGGCGATGATCCGTGAGGGCCGCGACATTCGCGAGGGCGACCGGGTGATGGTCTACCGGGCCGGCGACGTGATCCCCAAGATTGCCGATGTCGATCTGACAGCACGCGGCGCAGGGGCGCGGCCCTATGCCTTTCCCAATCTTTGCCCCGCCTGCGGAGCGGATGCGGTGCGAGAGCCGGGTGATGCTGTGCGCCGCTGCACGGGCGGTCTGGCCTGTCCCGCACAGGCCATTGAAAAACTGCGCCACTTTGTCTCGCGTGGCGCCTTTGACATCGAGGGGCTGGGCGCCAAGCAGGTCGAGGCTTTCCATGCGCTCGGCTGGATCAGCGAGCCGGCGGATATCTTCCATCTTGGCGAACGGCACCGCGACGCGTTGAAGACCACGGCGGGCTGGGGCGAGCGATCGGTGGGCAACCTCCTCGGCGCGATAGAGCAACGGCGCCACATCGGGCTCGACCGGCTGATCTTTGCACTCGGCATCCGCCACGTCGGCGAGACTGCCGCCCGTCTGCTGGCCCGGCATTATCATGACTGGCCCAGCTTTATCGCGGCGGTGGACGAGGCGCATGACGAGGCTTCCCCGGCCTGGGCCGCGCTCAACGCAATCGACGGTGTCGGCACAGTCCTGGCCCGGTCGCTGACCGCCGCCTTTGCGCAACCGACCGAACGCGCTGCCATCAACCGTCTGGTCGATCAGCTGACGGAGATCGAGCCGGTCGCCGCGCCAACCGCACAGACCGAGATTTCCGGCCTGACGGTCGTCTTTACCGGCACGCTAGAGCGGATGACGCGGGCCGAGGCGAAGGCGCGGGCCGAGGCCATGGGCGCCAAGGTGGCCGGGACGGTTTCGACGCGGACCGATCTGGTGGTGGCCGGGCCCGGGGCGGGATCAAAGGCGAAGAAGGCGGCGGATCTGGGCATCAGGGTCGTCGACGAGGACGAATGGCTGACGATAGCAGCCAGTTGACCCCGCCGCGCGGTCGGCCCGCGGTGCTGTTTCCGCTGTTTGCCGGCGTCGAGACTCTGCCCGGGATCGGGCCGCGCGCGGCCGAGGGGCTCGCAGGGCTTGGCGTCACGCGGCCGCGCGATTTGATTCTGACGCTGCCCCAGAATGGTATCAGCCGCAGGGCAATCGACCGCCTGTCCGAGGCCCGGCCACCCGAGGTGATCAGCATCACGCTGACCATCTCGCGGCACCTGCCACCGTCGGGGCGTGGCCGGCCATGGCGGGTTGTCACCTCGGACGGCACGCAGGATCTGACGCTGGTTTTCTTTCACGCGAAGGAAGCGTGGGTCACCGCGCAAATGCCGGTTGGGGGGCAACGGATCGTTTCGGGCAAGATCGAACTATTCGATGGCCTCGCGCAGATGGTCCATCCCGACCACATTCTGGCCGTTGGCGCACAGCCCTTGGCGGCGTTCGAGCCGATCTATCCGCTCTCCGGCGCCCTGACCCAGCGCGTGGTCGCCAATGCGGCAGAGGCCGCGCTGGGCCGCGTGCCGCCGCTGGCCGAATGGATCGACGCGGCCCTGTTGGCGCGCGAGGGCTGGCCGGCCTTCGACGCGGCGCTCGCTGCCGCGCACGCGCCCGGCAGCCGCGCCGCGCTCGCGCCCACCGATCCCGCGCGGGCGCGCCTCGCCTATGATGAACTGTTCGCCCACCAACTGACGCTCGCCCTGCTGCGGCGGGAACGGCGCCGCGCCCCCGGCCGGGCGAGCCCCGGCGATGGCCGACTGCGGGCAAAGGCGCTTTCCGCTTTGCCCTGGGGCCTGACAGCCGCGCAGGAGCGTGCGGTGGCGGAGATTGCCGGGGATATGGCGGCGCCGATGCGGATGAACCGCCTGCTGCAGGGCGATGTCGGCTCGGGGAAAACCCTGGTTGCCTGGTTGGCGCTGCTAATCGCGGTCGAGGCGGGCGGACAGGGTGTGCTGATGGCCCCGACGGAAATCCTCGCGCGGCAGCACGCCGCGGGGCTTGCGCCCTGGGCCGAGGCCGCAGGGGTGCGAGTTGCGACCTTGACTGGCCGGGACCGTCCCGATGCACGCGCGCAGATCCTCGCCGACCTCGCGGCCGGGCTGATCGACGTTCTGGTCGGCACGCATGCGGTGTTCCAGGAGGCCGTCCAGTTCGCCGACCTGCGCCTTGCCGTGATCGACGAGCAGCACCGCTTCGGTGTCGCCCAGCGCATGGCTCTGGGGGCCAAGGGCGGCGTACCGCCAGATGTGCTGGTCATGACGGCTACCCCCATCCCGCGCAGCCTCGCCCTGACCCAGTTCGGCGATATGGAGTTGTCGGTGCTGGACGAAAAGCCGCCCGGCCGCCAGCCGATCACCACCACCATCGTGCCCGACAGCCGCCGCGAGGATATCATCGCCCGCCTCGGCAAGGCGCTGTCAGAAGGTGCGCGCGCCTACTGGGTCTGCCCGCTGGTTGAGGAAAGCGAGGTCAGCGACCTGACCGCCGCCGAGGAGCGTTTCCGCAACCTGCGCGCCATCTTTGGCGACTCCGTCCGCCTCGTCCATGGCCAAATGCCAGCCGAGGCGCGGGACGCGGCGATGGCCGATTTCGCTTCGGGCCGAGCCAATCTGCTGGTCGCCACCACGGTGATCGAGGTCGGGGTGGATGTACCCGCCGCCACCATCATGGTGATTGAGCGGGCCGAAAGCTTTGGCCTCGCGCAACTGCACCAGTTGCGGGGCCGGGTCGGGCGCGGCACTGGCGCGTCCTTCTGCATCCTTCTCTACCAGCCGCCACTGGGCGAGACTGCCACCCGGCGGCTGGGCATCCTGCGCGAGACCGAGGACGGGTTTCGGATCGCCGAGGAGGACATGGCGATTCGCGGGGCGGGCGACGCCATTGGCACCGCGCAGAGCGGGCTGCCCCGGTTCCGCATCGCCGATCTCGAACGGCAGTCGAATCTGATGGCACTGGCGCGCAGCGACGCGCGCGCGCTGCTGGAGGGGGATCCGCAGCTTGCCTCGTCCCGGGGGCAGGCGGCGCGACATCTGCTTTGGCTGATGGAGCAGGACAAGGCGATCCGTCTGATTGCTGCGGGATAGCCCGTGTCCGGCACGATGTTCTTAAAAAGTTCTTTACGCGCGGCTGTGATCGTGAGAACAAAGTGGCAACACTGTCGCCACAGGGAATCGCCATGGACCGCCAAGCCCTCTCCGACCTCGTCAGCGTAACCGCGCTTTTCGGCGCCATGATTGCCCTGCTGTGGCTGCCCGCGCTAGTCCCGGCCTGACTGTTCACTGCCCCGCGTTGCCCGGATGGTCCGCTCGCCTGTGGACCCGTCGACCGTCCCCTCGGTAGGTAATGCGCAACTGGCCGGCCGCCTTGCGGCCGGCTTTTTTATGCGCGCGTCGCCGCATCCGCGATGGCCGCCAGCGTCGCGTCCCAGGCGAGCATGATCGAGGCGTGCCGGTTGGGGAAATCGCGCGCCGCTGCCAGCACCGCAAGATCGGCAAAGGCGCCCTCCGGTGCGGGCCCCCCGGCGAGCATCCCTGCCAGTGCAGCGCGTGCGGCTTGGACCTCGTCCAGAGTCGGGCCCGGCATGTGCTTGCCGAGCAGACCCGCCGAGGCTTGCCCCAGCGCGCAGGCCCGAACCTGCTGGGCAAATTGCGCGATCCTGCCGCCTTCCATCGCCACCTCGACCCGTACGGTGGAGCCGCATTGCGGCGAGCGACGCTCGGCCGCGCCCTCGGGGTTGTCGAGACGACCGAGATGCTCGATGTCGGCCGCAAGCGCCAACAACTGCCGCGAATAGAGGGCCATCAGATCGGTGTCGGACATTGCGCGAGCCTCCCTTGGCGGTAGATAGGGGCGAGCGAGCGAAAGGAAAACCATGTTCGATCCCATCACGCTGCGCTTTGATGCCCAAGGCTTGATCCCTGCCATCGCCCAGGACGCTAGGGACGGCGCGGTGCTGATGATGGCCTGGATGAATGCCGAGGCAGTGCAGAAAACGCTTGAGGAAGGACAGGTAACCTATTGGTCACGCTCAAGACAGGCCTTCTGGCGCAAGGGCGAAACCTCGGGCCATCGGCAGCGGTTGGTCGAGATGCGGGTCGATTGCGACCGGGACTGCCTGTTGCTGATGGTCGAACAGACCGGTCCGGCCTGCCACACCAACCGCCGCAGCTGCTTTTACACCGCCGTCCGCGACGGGGCCGAGGTCGAGATCATGTCGCCCGAGAAACCGGCAGCCTGAGCGACCTGCGCCGGCGTCCAGCCGGCACGCCGCAACTCCTCCAGGCTGCGCGCATCGTCGCGCTTGGCGAGCCGCCTTCCCTCGGCATCGCGGACCAGCGGATGATGCCAATAGGCCGGGGTCGGCAGGTCCAGCAGCCGTTGGATCAGGACATGGATCCAGGTCGCATCGAACAGATCGCTGCCCCGGCTGACGATAGTGATGTCCTGCGCCGCGTCGTCCACCACGACCGCGAGGTGATAGGCCGCGCCGAGGCTTGGGCGTGCCAGAACAGGATCGCCGATAAAGCGAAGAAAATCCGCTTCATTCATGTGCTTTATTCCGGGCTCATGGCAACATTCGTTGAAGTTCAGCGGCCCTGTCAGGGCGAGCGCCCGTGCAGCGTCGAGGCGCAGCGCATCGTTGGAACCCGCCTTGGACAGCGGCCGCCCGCGGCAGGTTCCCGGATAGATCAACCCGTCCGGCCCGCTCAGGGGACTTCCCTCTTGCGGGGCGGAGAGTGCAGCACGGATATCGCCCCGGCTGCAGCGGCAGGGATAGATCAACCCTCGGCGGGCCAGCCGGTCCAGCGCCTCGGCATAGGTCGCACCGCGTTCTGACTGGCGCATGACCGGCCGCGGCCAGTCGAGGCCCAGCCAAGCCAGGTCGGCAAAGATAGCCGCCTCATATTCCGGGCGGCAGCGGCTGCGGTCGAGATCCTCGATCCGCACCAGGAAACTGCCGTCCCGGGCGAGGCTGGCGGCGGTCAGCGCGGCGAGCGCATGCCCCAGGTGCAGCGGCCCGCTGGGCGAGGGGGCAAACCTCGTGCGCGGCCCGCTCAGCCCGCCAGCCACTGGCTGAAATCCGTTTTCGCACGTTCGGTATAGGCCGGATAGCGGTCCTTGCGGCCGCGCCGGCCCGCGCGCGCCTCGATCGGGGGAAAGAGGCCAAAGTTCACATTCATCGGCTGGAAGGTCTTGGCCTCGGCGCCGCCGGTGATGTGATGCACCAACGCACCCATCGAGGTCGTTCCCGGCGGCGGGCCAAGATCGCGCCCCAACGCCTCGGCTGCGGCCATGCGCCCAGCAAGCAGGCCCATGGCGGCGCTCTCGACATAGCCCTCGACGCCGGTGATCTGCCCGGCGAACCGCAGATGCGGGCGCGAGCGCAGGCGCATCCGTTCGTCCAGCAGGGTCGGGCTGTTCAGGAAGGTGTTGCGGTGGATTCCGCCGAGGCGCGCAAATCTGGCTGATTGCAGGCCGGGAATACTTTTGAAAACATCAGTTTGCGCGCCGTATTTCATTTTTGTCTGAAAGCCGACGATGTTGTAGAGCGTACCCAGCGCATTGTCGCGGCGCAACTGGACCACGGCATAGGGCTTTTCCTCCGGGCGATGCGCGTTGGTCAGCCCGACCGGTTTCATCGGGCCAAAGCGCAGCGTCTCGCGCCCCCGCTCGGCCATCACTTCGATCGGCAGGCAGCCATCGAAATAGCCAGCCGTCTCGCCCTCATGGAACTCGGTCTTTTCGGCGGCCAGCAGAGCGTCGATGAAGGCGTCATACTGGGTGCGGTCCATCGGGCAGTTGATATAGGCAGTTCGTTCCTCTTCGGTCTCTCCCTTGTCATAGCGCGACTGGCGCCAGGCGATGTCCATGTCGATCGTATCGGCATGCACGATCGGGGCGATGGCGTCGAAAAAGGCTAGTGCCTCGGCGCCGGTCTCGGCGGCGATGGCGCGGCCGAGGGCGTCCGAAGTCAGGGGACCTGTGGCGATGATCCAGTGGCCGTCCGCAGGCAGTCCAGTGATTTCGCCCGGGGCAAAGCTGACCAGCGGCTCGGCGCGCAGAGCCGCGGTGACCGAGGCCGAAAACGCGTCCCGGTCCACCGCGAGTGCGCCACCGGCGGGCAGGCGGTGGCGTTCCGCCATCGCCATGATCAGACCGTCCGCGGCGCGCATTTCCCAGTGTAGCTGGCCGACGGCATTCATGACGTCATCATCGCTGCGAAAGCTGTTCGAGCAGACCATCTCGGCGCAATCGCTGGTACGGTGGGCAAAGGTCGCGACAGCCGGGCGCATCTCATGGATCACGACCGGCACGCCCGCGCGGGCGATCTGCCAGGCGGCCTCCGATCCGGCAAGGCCGGCGCCGACGATATGGACGGGTTCGGTCATGGCGGGTCCGGATCACATTCTGGCATGAAAAAGGGGGCGCGGCCATAAGCCCCGCCCCCTCGTGTCAGCAGGGGCGAGGCTCAGGCCTCGGCCGCCTCCGCTTCGCCTTCTTCGGCGGCAGCGGCGTCATCGGCATTGTCCGACGCGCGCAGGCCCGAGGGCGCCGCGATGTTGGCAATGACGAAGTTGCGCTCGATGGTCGGGCGCGCGCCGGCGGGCAGCGTCACGTCCGAGATGTGGATCGAATCGCCGATCTCGCGGCCGGTCAGATCGACGGTGATGTGATCGGGGATATCGGCCGCGGTCACCATCAGCTCGACCTCGGGGCGGACAACGACCAGCGTGCCGCCGCGCTTGAGGCCGGGCGCGGCCTCCTCGTTCTCGAAGTTCACGTGGATGAACAGGTTCACCCGCGTGTTGCGATGCACGCGCATGAAATCGATATGCGTCGGCAGGTCCTTGACCACGTCGCGCTGGACGCCGCGGCAGACGACGCGCACGTCGTCCTGGCCCTCGACCTTCAGGTTCCACAGCGTGGACATGAAGCGGCCGGCGCGCAGTTTGGTCAGCAGCGGGTTGAATTCGAGGCTGATCGGCGAGGGGTCCTTGCCGTCACCGTAGACAATGCCGGGCACCTTGCCGTTGCGGCGAGCTTGACGGGCGGCCCCCTTGCCTGTCCCCGTCCGTGCCTCGGCCACCAGATCCGGGATCTCTTTGGCCATGATACGTTCCTTCGTTTGGATGATAGACATCGCCCCTCCTCCAAGGGTGCAGGCGGCGACGAAGCTGGGCGTTTAGCAGGCCGCACCGCGGACGGCAAACGGAATTCCGCCCCTCGCCGCCCTGCCTCGGCTGAGATAGTCAGGCGCGGCGATCACGTTGCGGGAAGATGTCATGTCAGGGCTGCGCCGAGCGCTGCAGATCAGTCACCGGCCGGCCGCGGGCCTCGCCGCGTTGGGGGCGTTCTGGGGGGCCTATGCCGCCTGGCTGCCCGCGGTGAAGGCGCGGGCCGGATTCGAGGACGCGACCATGGGCATGGTGATGCTGGGCGCGGCGGTCGGCAATATCGCCGCGATGGCGGTCTATCCCGCCCTGGCGCGGCGGCTGGGTCCGCGCATGTTGCCGCTGACGGCGCTCGCGCTTTCGCTGGCCGCCCTGGCGCAACTGGCGGGCGCGGGCGGGCCGGTGGCGCTGTTTGCGGCATTTGCCGTCATGGGCGTTGCCATGGCCAGCATCGATGTCGCCTGCAACGTGCGGATCTCGGTCCTTGAGGCGCAGTATGGCGTCCCGCTGATGAACCTTGGCCACGGACTTTACTCGCTCGCCTTTGCCGTCTCGGCGGCGCTTGCCGGGGTGGCGCGCGCGGCGGGCGCGCCGCAGGCGGTGGTGGTTGGCGTCATCATGCTGCTGCTCCTGGGGGTGGCCGCGCATATGCGCGGTGACGGCGTTGCCGGACCCAGGGAATCGGCGGCGCTTGCCCCCACGCCGATGCCCTGGGCCGCAGTGCTGCCGGCCGCCCTGATCCTGATGGCCGCCTTCATGTCCGAGAACGCGACCGAGACCTGGTCGGCCCTACATATCGAGCGCACGTTGGGCGGTCAGCCCGGCGAGGGGGCGTTCGGGCCGGCGATGATGGGACTGATGATGGCCATTGGTCGACTGTCGGGTCAGGCGGTGGCGGCGCGTCTGGGCGAGGCGCGGCTGGTCGCGATCTCGACCGTGATCGCCATGGCCGGCGCCATGATGCTGGCGGCCGCCCCCAGTCGCGAGATCGCAGTCGCCGGGGTCGCGCTGATCGGTATCGGCGTCGCGGTGGTCGTGCCTTCGGCCAATTCCCTCCTCGGCCGGCGGGTCGCGCCGCAGGATCGCCCGCGCGCCATCAGCCGCGCCTTCATGCTGGGCTTTACGGGTTTCTTCATCGGCCCGGTGGCGATGGGCTGGGTGTCGCAGGGCGGCGGCCTGCGTCTCGGGTTTGCCGCCGTGACCGGGGTGATGGCGCTGATCTTGCTGGGGTTGTGGGCGCTGCTGCGTCGTCCCGTTCTGGCTTAAAAACCAGCATGTTCCGCGAATAAGCCTTTGGCATTGCACCACTCCGGTGCAGGATCTGCGCGCCGTCCTTCCACTCCGTCGCGAGAGGTCCGTCATGTCCGTCCCCATCTTCTCGGCCAGTGTCGATGCGGGCGTGCTGCGCCTTGCCGGCCATGCCGAGATTCATCCGCTGGTCATCTCGCGCTCGCCGTCCGGGGTGATCGCTCCAGTCTTTGGCCTCGGCGCCGAGGAGCTGGCCGGGGTCCGGATGGTTGACGGCAGTGGGCTTTTCCAGACCGCAATGCGGATTTACTGGGACGGACCGGGGGCCGTAACCCTGATCGGTGGTGGGCGCGGTGACGTGATCTCGATCGAGGGGACGGACACCAGCGGCGCGCTGATCGAATCGGGGTTCGGCCCCGACATCGTGCGCGGGGGTGCGGGCAATGACATCATCCGCGGTCAGAATGGCAACGACGAGCTGGACGGCCGCGGCGGTGACGACCGGATCGAGGGCGGGGTCGGGGGCGATTCGCTGATCGGCGGCTATGGCCGCGACAGCCTCTTCGGCTTTGACGGCGATGACTGGCTGTGGGGCGATTTCAGCGTCCCCAGCCCCGCCGACGGCGGCCGCGACATGCTGAGCGGCGGGCGCGGCAACGACAACCTGTTCGGCGAGCGCGGCAACGACACCCTGTTCGGCGGTCCCGGCGACGATATGCTGTCGGGGGGTGCGGGTGCTGACCGCCTTGACGGAGGCGAAGGCTTCGACGGTGTGGATCTCGCGGCGAGGCGGCAGGATTTCCAGCTGACGCTGGAGGCGGACGGCTGGCACGTCACCGACCTTCGCGATGGCAGCACCGATCGCCTGTCCGGGATCGAACGGGCCTATTTCACCGATGGTTTTGTCGATCTCACTGCGCCTCTGGTGGCGATCCATAGCGACGGCCGGCTGACGGCAACCGGCATTGCAGCGCGCGCGCCCGGCGGCGATGCAAGCCTTCAGGTGCAGGTCAGCGACGCCAGCGGGGATTTCAGCGTAAGGGATGCCGACGGGAACTTGATCGGTGCGCAGGTCGAGGGCGGGTGGCCGATCAGGGTCCTCGATCTGGTCGGGGTCCAGAACGCGGGGGTTCAGGTCCAATGGGACAACACCACCGATTTGCTGGTGATCGGCAGCCATAATGACGATCTGATCGCGTTGGCTGGGCCGGCCACGGGCGAGGGGGTGCGCACCCCGACAACGCGCACGGTCGGCTGGGGCGGCGATGACGTGATCCAGTCGGCCGGCAACAATGACGAGGCGGACGGCGGCCCCGGCAATGACCTGATCGACGTCGCCCGGCCCAGCAATCTGGTCGGCGGCGGCTGGGACAAGGTCTGGGGCGGCACCGGGGACGATACCATCGTCCTTGACGGCTGGCAGAAGGACGTGATGCCGGCCGAGACGATTGACGGCGGCGCCGGCAGTGACCTGATCCTCGGTTATCCCGGCTTTGCCGACGATTTCGTTCTGATGGACATCGGCGCGCCGGGCGGCGACTGGCAGTTGGTCGACCGCGCCACCGACCACCGCATCACCTTGCGCGGAATCGAACTCATCGACCCGGACGGCGCCGGCGGCCTGCCGGCGCTCGCGCTGGAGGATTATGCCGCTGGTCTGGCTGTCTGAGGTCCGCCCTCAGACATATTCCTCGACCCAGCCGCGCTTGAGCAGGACGTTGTGCCGGCCGACCTTGCGGATGTCGCGCTCGCCGCACAGCGCCATGGACACGTCCAGTTCCTTGCGGATCACGTCCAGCGCGGTGGTCACGCCCGCCTCACCATAGGCCCCAAGGCCGTAGACGAAGGCGCGGCCGATATAGGTGCCCTTGGCGCCGAGCGCGATTGCCTTCAGGACGTCCTGACCGCTGCGGATTCCGCTGTCCATGTGGACCTCGACCCGGTCGCCGACCGCCGCGACAATCCGTGGCAGCATGCGGATGCTGCTCAGCGCGCCGTCCAGCTGGCGTCCGCCGTGGTTGCTGACGATGATCGCATCGGCCCCGAAGTCGGCAGCAATGCGGGCGTCCTCCTCATCGAGGATGCCCTTGAGGATCAGCTTGCCGCCCCACATCTCGCGGATCCTGGCGATCTTTTCCCAGTCGAGTTGCAGGTCGAAGTTATCGTGGTTCCAGGCAGCCAGATCACTGACATTGGCGACATTCTCGACATGACCGACGATATTGCCGAACTGCCGGCGCGGGGTGCGCAGCATGCCCAGGCCCCAGCGCGCCTTGGTCGCCATGTTGGCCAGCACCGGCAGCGTCAGCTTGGGTGGGGTGGACAGGCCGTTCTTCACATCCTTGTGGCGCTGGCCGAGGATCTGCAGATCCAGTGTCAGGACCAGTGCGCTGCACTTGGCGTCCTTGGCGCGTTGGATGATGCGCTCCAGGAAGCCCTGGTCGCGCATGACGTAAAGCTGGAACCAGAACGGCTTTTCGACATGCGCCGCCACATCCTCGATCGAGCAGACCGACATGGTGGACAGAGTGAACGGCACCCCGGCCTTTTGCGCCGCCCGGCAGGCCTTGATCTCGCCATCCGCCGCCTGCATCCCGGTCGAGCCGACCGGCGCCAGTGCAACCGGCATCGCAACGGTCTCGCCGATCATCTCGGTCCGCAGGTTGCGGTCAGCCATGTCGACGGCGACCCGCTGGCGCAGGCGGATGTCGGCAAAATCATTGCTGTTGTCTCGGAAGGTCTGCTCGCTGTAGCTGCCGCTCTCGGCATAGTCATAGAACATGCGCGGGGCGCGGCGGCGGTAGACGCGCTTGAGATCGTCGATGCAGGTTATGACGGGCATGGCGCCTTTCCCGAGGTGAGCGGTTCGGGGCTTTGTGGCCTGCACGGCGGACGCTCGCAAGCCTGACGGCGGTCTCAGCAGTTGGGTCCGGGCGTCTCCCCCTCACAGCGCATCTCGGCGGCGCGGGCGCGCAGCGCGCGGGTCCGCGCCGCGAGGTCGGGGGTCATGACCGGGGCGATGGGCGCCGTGGCCTCGGCCCGCAACTCGCGGTTTGCCGCATGCAGGTCAGCGGCGACGGCGTCGGGGTCGGCCGCGGCATGCGGGGGCAGGGCAGGCTCGGCCAGAACTTCCTCGGCGGGGACGAGGCTGGGATAGTCATCCATCGCTCGGTCCCCGCAGGCGGCGAGCGCGAGGCATGCTGCAAGCCATGCGGCGGGGCGAAGGGTTGGGCGAGCGGCGTTCATGGGGCGCAGACTAGGGCGCGCGGCACCGGCCGGGCAAGATCGGAACGCAGGGCGATGAAGGGGTCGGGCCTTTCCCGGGACGGCATCGCGGACTAAAGGGAAAGGATGGCACGCACACACGGCTCCCGCGCCGGGACCACCGGCCCGCTGATCCGCGCCGCCGCATTGCGGCTGTTCGCGCGGCACGGCTATGACGGCGTGAGCATGCGCCAGATCGCGGCCGAGGTCGGGCTGCAGGCTGGCGCGCTCTACGGTCATGTGCCGGACAAGCAGGCGCTGCTGTTCGGGCTGCTGTCGGATCACATGACCGCGCTGCTGGCCGCATGGCAGGACGACCCGGCCGCCGCGCCACTGACGCGGCTGGAGGCCTTCGTGCGCTTTCATGTCCGGCTGAGCCTGGAGCATGCCGACGGGGTCTTTCTCAGCATGATAGAGTTGCGTTCGCTGACGCCGGAAAACCTGGCGCGGATCACCGCCCAGCGCCGCAGCTATGAGGATGCCTTGCAGGTCATCCTCGATGCGGGTCGGGCCGATGGCACCATGCATGTGACCGAACCGCGGCTGACGGCGATGGCGCTGATCGCCATGCTGACCGGGGTCACCAGCTGGTATCGCGCGGGCGGCCGCCTCGACCGCGAGCGGATCGAGGCCCTCTACTGGGGCCTGGTGCGCGGCGCCGTCACCGGCGGGGACCGAGCATGAGCCTTCCACCCGGATTTCTGGACGAGCTGCGGGCGCGCGTGCCGTTGAGCCGGGTGATCGGCCGGCGCGTGACCTGGGACCTGCGTCGTAGCAACCAGGCGAAGGGCGACTGGTGGGCACCCTGTCCCTTTCACCACGAAAAGACTGCCAGCTTTCACGTCGATGACCAGAAGGGGTTTTATTACTGCTTTGGCTGCCACGTGAAGGGCGATGCCCTGACCTTCCTACGCGAGGCCGAGGGTCTCGGCTTCATGGAGGCTGTGGCCGCCATGGCGTCCGAGGCCGGCATGGCGATGCCCGAGCGCACGCCCGAGGCGCGCCAGCAGGCCGACCGGCGCGGCCAGCTTTACGAGGTGATGGAGGCAGCGG
Coding sequences within it:
- the ligA gene encoding NAD-dependent DNA ligase LigA, translated to MARGSENTGSGASAPDRAAIGSPDVEALPPEDAAAEIVRLSTQIEAANLAYHQADAPEIDDATYDSLKRRLQELEAAFPALSSAASPTQKVGAAPAPGFRKLTHARPMLSLENAFADSEVDEFAARVRSFLRLAADAPLAITAEPKIDGLSLSLRYEDGRLVSAATRGDGATGEDVTANARHISGLPLELHEAPKLLEVRGEVYMTHADFAALNASGAVSGSGKPFSNPRNAAAGSLRQLDATITAARPLHFFAYAWGATSEPLAATQFGAVARLGAMGFQTNPLMQRCETTQCLLVVYRKIEAQRASLGYDIDGVVYKVDDLALQARLGMRSTTPRWALAHKFPAETAWTTLERIEIQVGRTGALSPVARLAPVTVGGVVVQNATLHNEDYIAGRDATGAMIREGRDIREGDRVMVYRAGDVIPKIADVDLTARGAGARPYAFPNLCPACGADAVREPGDAVRRCTGGLACPAQAIEKLRHFVSRGAFDIEGLGAKQVEAFHALGWISEPADIFHLGERHRDALKTTAGWGERSVGNLLGAIEQRRHIGLDRLIFALGIRHVGETAARLLARHYHDWPSFIAAVDEAHDEASPAWAALNAIDGVGTVLARSLTAAFAQPTERAAINRLVDQLTEIEPVAAPTAQTEISGLTVVFTGTLERMTRAEAKARAEAMGAKVAGTVSTRTDLVVAGPGAGSKAKKAADLGIRVVDEDEWLTIAAS
- the recG gene encoding ATP-dependent DNA helicase RecG; amino-acid sequence: MADDSSQLTPPRGRPAVLFPLFAGVETLPGIGPRAAEGLAGLGVTRPRDLILTLPQNGISRRAIDRLSEARPPEVISITLTISRHLPPSGRGRPWRVVTSDGTQDLTLVFFHAKEAWVTAQMPVGGQRIVSGKIELFDGLAQMVHPDHILAVGAQPLAAFEPIYPLSGALTQRVVANAAEAALGRVPPLAEWIDAALLAREGWPAFDAALAAAHAPGSRAALAPTDPARARLAYDELFAHQLTLALLRRERRRAPGRASPGDGRLRAKALSALPWGLTAAQERAVAEIAGDMAAPMRMNRLLQGDVGSGKTLVAWLALLIAVEAGGQGVLMAPTEILARQHAAGLAPWAEAAGVRVATLTGRDRPDARAQILADLAAGLIDVLVGTHAVFQEAVQFADLRLAVIDEQHRFGVAQRMALGAKGGVPPDVLVMTATPIPRSLALTQFGDMELSVLDEKPPGRQPITTTIVPDSRREDIIARLGKALSEGARAYWVCPLVEESEVSDLTAAEERFRNLRAIFGDSVRLVHGQMPAEARDAAMADFASGRANLLVATTVIEVGVDVPAATIMVIERAESFGLAQLHQLRGRVGRGTGASFCILLYQPPLGETATRRLGILRETEDGFRIAEEDMAIRGAGDAIGTAQSGLPRFRIADLERQSNLMALARSDARALLEGDPQLASSRGQAARHLLWLMEQDKAIRLIAAG
- a CDS encoding iron-sulfur cluster assembly scaffold protein; protein product: MSDTDLMALYSRQLLALAADIEHLGRLDNPEGAAERRSPQCGSTVRVEVAMEGGRIAQFAQQVRACALGQASAGLLGKHMPGPTLDEVQAARAALAGMLAGGPAPEGAFADLAVLAAARDFPNRHASIMLAWDATLAAIADAATRA
- the hisI gene encoding phosphoribosyl-AMP cyclohydrolase, encoding MFDPITLRFDAQGLIPAIAQDARDGAVLMMAWMNAEAVQKTLEEGQVTYWSRSRQAFWRKGETSGHRQRLVEMRVDCDRDCLLLMVEQTGPACHTNRRSCFYTAVRDGAEVEIMSPEKPAA
- the gluQRS gene encoding tRNA glutamyl-Q(34) synthetase GluQRS — encoded protein: MSGPRTRFAPSPSGPLHLGHALAALTAASLARDGSFLVRIEDLDRSRCRPEYEAAIFADLAWLGLDWPRPVMRQSERGATYAEALDRLARRGLIYPCRCSRGDIRAALSAPQEGSPLSGPDGLIYPGTCRGRPLSKAGSNDALRLDAARALALTGPLNFNECCHEPGIKHMNEADFLRFIGDPVLARPSLGAAYHLAVVVDDAAQDITIVSRGSDLFDATWIHVLIQRLLDLPTPAYWHHPLVRDAEGRRLAKRDDARSLEELRRAGWTPAQVAQAAGFSGDMISTSAPSRTAV
- the trmFO gene encoding methylenetetrahydrofolate--tRNA-(uracil(54)-C(5))-methyltransferase (FADH(2)-oxidizing) TrmFO; its protein translation is MTEPVHIVGAGLAGSEAAWQIARAGVPVVIHEMRPAVATFAHRTSDCAEMVCSNSFRSDDDVMNAVGQLHWEMRAADGLIMAMAERHRLPAGGALAVDRDAFSASVTAALRAEPLVSFAPGEITGLPADGHWIIATGPLTSDALGRAIAAETGAEALAFFDAIAPIVHADTIDMDIAWRQSRYDKGETEEERTAYINCPMDRTQYDAFIDALLAAEKTEFHEGETAGYFDGCLPIEVMAERGRETLRFGPMKPVGLTNAHRPEEKPYAVVQLRRDNALGTLYNIVGFQTKMKYGAQTDVFKSIPGLQSARFARLGGIHRNTFLNSPTLLDERMRLRSRPHLRFAGQITGVEGYVESAAMGLLAGRMAAAEALGRDLGPPPGTTSMGALVHHITGGAEAKTFQPMNVNFGLFPPIEARAGRRGRKDRYPAYTERAKTDFSQWLAG